In Capricornis sumatraensis isolate serow.1 chromosome 2, serow.2, whole genome shotgun sequence, the DNA window TGGTTCTGCACGCCTCCCTACTCAGCCTCTGTCCTCAGACACTCTCCTCCAAAAACGGTCAGGGAGAGCAGTCTGCTCTGGACATGGTGTTTCTAGTAACAACAGTTCATGTGACTTCCCCTCTCTGGCAGGATCAGTAAGCCCAGGAACCCTGAAACTTCTCCAACAAGCTGGGCCAGGTGTGCCTCGACTTAGACGGGGTCCCATCCCCAGAGCCCTCAGACAGGTCACTCAGTCTGCACTCGTTGCTGCTCCCTGACCATCACTGCTCCTGTCAGGAGCGTATGTTTCAAATCTTCATCCAGGTCACAGACAGAGAATGGAATGAGATGACAGAAGCATAACCATGTCATCATCCAACAGGTCTTTCTTACTGGCACCGCCAGAGACCAGGAATtgggctgggtgctggggagaCAGACATGAACCAGAGCCAGCTGCTCCTCGGAGCTCACAGTACTGCCAGGAGAGACAGATCTACAAAGGGCAATGGCAATGGCATGCCAGCCCACAAATGCTAACGCAGAGGTGGTCTTCACAATACAGCATGGAAGCAGGGAAGAAGTTGTGGCTTGGTCTAGAGAGGGAGTGAAAAGAAAGCCCAGAGCTGGTGCCCCTTGAACTAGGACCTGAAGGGTGTGATGGGAGGACAGGGGAGTGGGTAGAGAGAAAAGCATTCCAAGGAGAGGGAGCTGTGTGCACAAAGGTAAGGAACCATCAGGACCTGATGTGTTTGTGGGAAAGACGCTTTATGCTGCTGGTTCAGAGGAGAGGCAGGGGCAAGACCAGAGGGGGCTTTGGGTTGGATACTATACACAATGGGGAGCAAGGAAcagcttctcaggaggcaagtgacATGTCCGAGTGTGTCTTGGGGGGGCTCTCTGGTTTAATTCAACACAGGGACTGGAGGAAGGAAGAATGGTCCTAGCCCTCCCAACTTGCACAGTAGCTATATTTTATTACCTATTCACTCCcccttattcttttaattttggtttcctgGAGCTTCCGGGGTGTAGACTATGGCTGTCCCTTGAGGTGCCCAGAGCTAGCAGGCCAATGGGCCTACAGATGGAGGTAAACTGAGGCACTCTACAGAAGAGCCCTTTCTTGGTCGAAATGAGAGCAGGGACGTGAATCTGGCATATATTCTGTTCTCAGCCACAAACCAAAGTTGAGACTCCAGGGTGATTTTATCTGCAATGACAAGTCCACCCCCAGGCTCAGACAGGTATTGTTCTGGGCTTAGCAGACATCCCCAAGTCAGACAGATGTCCAGGACTCAAACAGACATTGCCCCCAGGCCAGGAGGATGTTGCACCAGGCCCAGACAGATGCTGTGCCAGGTTCAGATACATGTCCTGGGCCCAGACGAAAGCTTTCCTGGGGCCAGATAATGTTCTGGGCTCAGCCAGGTGTTCCAGCTTCAAACAGATGTTGTCTCCAGCCCAGGCAGATGCTACCCTAAGCTCAGACAGATGTCTGCCACCAGAGATATATAAAGATGCTAAGAGGTCCCTGGGAAAAATATAATTCCTAAATTCTCCTTTGCCACTGCCACCCTCCACCTGCTACTCTTGAGAAAGCTGAGGAGGGCCAGCACTGAACCCAGCCAGCTCTCTCCAGGCCCTCCCAGCTTGCACAGCCAAACAGCTATATTATTCTGTCTTTCCCCCGACTCCAAGCTGGCCTGCTGCACAGAAGGAAAGAAGGCACATACGGTGGGGCAACGAAGGAGGCACGTGGACAAGAGTACACAGCATCTGTGCCATCTGTGGCATGGTAGACAATGGTACCCAGGCCACCAAGATGACTCTGTACAAAGGGCACTAGGGGGGGATCAGAGCTGATGTAAAGACTAAGCCCACTCAGTCTTACCTCAAACCCCACACTCTGGGACTGGAGGGGAGAAGTCCTGTGACCTCAACTCCACACTCGTGTACCTTGACCAACGCCCTAGAAATGCCATTGCTGAGTTATTTAAAAGTAACTACTGCTCCAGAGGTGCACTAAGctagagagaaagacagaaattagGAAGTGTGGACATTAAGTGAGAGCGAGTCCCATTCATCAGCTTGGTCCTGGCTAGAATAATGACCTTCTCTCCCCAAGAGCCCTCAGAGGGGCATCGCAGACtaggaagaaaacagaactttCCCATCACTGCCATGCCGCTCCCATCAGGAGACAGAGCTGTGTTAACTGCAGCTTTGCAGAAGTCATAGCTTTCCCAGTCCAAGCCACTAGACTTGAAGTAGAGGAATGAGAGGGGTTACAGTGAGACCTTGACCTCCCCATCTGCCATAAGGGGCTCCCCCACTAGACTCAGTCTATTCTGAAGGGGAGTTCCTAGAGGCAGCAGCTCATGCATATGTAAATAAAGCATAAGCCACACACCCCTACAAGTGAAGTCAGGACCTCCCTCCAGCTCTACCTCCTCCCCCTCAAGAGCTTCCTGGAGACTAAGCAAGGTGAGGTGTGGTCTTTGCAAGCACTGTCAATGGCAAGCACTGTCTGAAACAACTACAAACACTGATGCACACATATTAGTACAAACCAAGCACAAACACCCTAACACAAGCACAGAAATACTTATGCGCATCTGTAAAATACAAGCAGGAATTCGTGCAGCCATGCTAACCTGCAGTCACCCACCTATACAAGCACACCAAGCCCCCAACTCACTGTTGTAAACACTGTAAGGTACACAGACACAAGGAACTCCCTTCCAGCTCCCTCCCTTCCAGACTACTCaggctgcccacccccaccctcagtcGGCCAGAGGCAACACCAAGCCCAGGAAGGCACATCCCTTGTCTAACAATGATGACAAGAACTTAAATTATCACTCGttgctcccaccccaccctgtgGTGGTGAATTTTGCAGCCATCCAGATAAAAAGTGTGTTAAAAAacaaagtgagagagagaaactcAAACCCAGCCCCAGCCTTTCAGAGTGATTAATCCCTGCTAATGATTTACCGATTTGCAGAGAGCGTGTTCTGCATAACCGGATTGTGGGCATTAACACCAGCTCAGAGGCTGCCATTCTgctaaaaatgaaagtaaatttcAAGAGCAATTGACCACCCCTAATTTGAATATCCTTCTGATGCACTGGGAGGACCCTTACCCCCACCCATCGACCTAGAGGGCTGAGGCAAGGGAAAAAACATAAGGAAAGGTTCTTTCCTAAAAGATATCTCACCTTTCATTGTTCTTTCCCGTCCCCAAGACTGAGAGATAGGGAAACTTAAATAGGTGagactgctcctttctcctctgcCAAAGGCAGCCATGCCTCTCCTACACTCTGGTCCCCTATTCGTGACTCTCAGGAGCACAGGAAGGACAAAAGAGGAAGACACCTGCAGGGGCTGAGttcagagggagagaggagggggttTGAGAGCTCAGAGTGATCCCATCCCCTGTGGGAAAGATCTCTTGATAGTGGGGAGTGCTATGAATCTGTCTAGCTGGCACCAACCTGCAGGGAGGAAGTGGATGTACCTACccaggctgggcttcccagggggcactagtggtaaagaacccccctgccaatgcaggagacataagagactcaggttcaatccctgggtcgggaagattccctgggaggagggtatggcaacccccTCCCATCATTCgcgcctgggacatcccatggacagaggagcctggcgggctacagtccacagggtcacaaagagtcggacatgactgaagcgactgggcaCGCAGGCAGGCTGGAATCTGAGGCAGTCGGGACCCTGCCAGAGGCTTCCAGTCAAAAACAGGTTCCAGCCCAGAACAAGCAGGGTGTGGGCGTGGTCGCTCCTGACACCACTTAGCAAGAACTGGTTGAGGGAACAGGCAGGTTCtgctccagctctcacagccTCTTACTCACCCCTGGCAGCCAGGCAGGAAAACCAAGCCACGCTCTCCCTTTCCAAGTTTCCATCCAGGCAGTGATCTCATCCCGCCTCCACAAGAACCCAGTGGAGACCGTCCTGCCCAGCTTACAGATGAGTACACTGAGGTTCACAGAGATCAGGAGAGCTGAGATTGGTGTCATCAGGCAGGTCTGAGTCAAGATGAAACCTAGGGCTCCTTGACACTGAAAACATAGGATCTGGAGCATAAGGGAAAGACTGGTGGGCTGAGAAGGGAACGGAAGCGGGCTGCCCCCATTTTGCCCCCCTTCCCACTCAGCCTGCCTTGGACAAAGACTTCAAGCCCACGCACACAGGAGGGCATCCTAGGACATGagctcctcccagcagccctcCCTAGGAGTCTGATCTCTCCTCTCTTTACCTCCACTCAGCATTCCTGACTTGAGAGGGATCCAGGTAGAGTGTCCGGAGCCCCTTTTCCTCCAACATTAGAAAGGCCTTGGGGActcccctcgtggtccagtggctaggaatcCACACTCCCAATACAAGGGgctcagctttgatccctggatggggaactagatcccacatgccacaactaagagtttgcatgccccaGCTAAAATCCAAtatggtcaaataaataaataaaaataaatattaaaaaaaagaagaagaagaaaaggcctTAGGTCTGTGGCTGCATCTGCTCTCAGGGCGCCCCTGGACTCCGAGGACCCACTGACCCATTGCAACAAGACATAATGGCAGGACCCCAGAGACCAAAGCGGGAAAGCAGCTGGACCcagctgcccccttttcctccctcccaaaTCCCATTCAGTGCACCATTGTGCCTGCTCGCCTGTCTGGGATGTGCGTCTAGAATATTATAGTGCATGCGCGGCTGCCCTGCTGCTTACTGATGGCGAGTATGGTCATATTCTACAGGCCGCTTCTGAATCTCTCAGGCGGGAGTATGAATGTAGATTGTGGGGTTTGTGTCTCTGACTTGAGACTTTTTGGAGAGAGGATATGGGGGCTTGTGTAGCTGCAGTTCATCCCCACAGAGCCCTCCCTCTGCAGCCCCTCTGGCTCAGAGACCCCCCACAGCGAGGGCCCCATCTGCTGGAGGCTCGCTGACCTGTGTCAAATGAGCAGGCGCTCGGTCACACTCCAGGGCCTGGAGGAGGCCTCGCCACTCTGGGAAAGCCCAGGCAGCTCCTGCCCTGGGGGCAGGCTGGGCAAGGGCCCCCGCTGGGGAGGGAGGCCAGGGAGCCTCTGAGGCTGGCGGCGGCCTGGCTGGGAGCTGCCCTCCACAGACAAGGAgagtgggggggaaaaaaaaaaaacatatgaaaagaaagGGCTTTCCTGCTTCCTTCAAATGAATGGGGCCGCTGAATTGCATGGACTAAGCTCTGGGCTGGGCACAGCCCCATCCTGGGCTTTCTGATCCCTTGTGTAGATGGGTTAGTTCCTACAGGGTGTAGGTATCTATGTGATGCATGGGGTGGGCCTCTCTGTATCTGTGCATGGGGTGGGAGAGTGCATGCTCATGTTTGTGAACACAAGAAGGTGCACCCATTTGTGTGAACCGGCATGCCAGCTGACAGCCTCCAGGCTTGTCACCCCAGGGGCCTGTAGGTCTCCTATAGGTCTGGGTCTAGTAGGCTGAAGGAATGCCTGCTTGAGCCAATTTCAGCCTCGGTGTGGACTCTGCAAATGTTGAGACACATGTCTGTATTTATCATCGTGTGTTGGTTTGAATATCCGACCCAATGACGTGAGTCCATGTGTTCCTATTATGAATCTGTATGTCTCTCCTCAGGCTAAATTTCATGTGTGTATCTGCatgttatgtgtatttgtgtgtgtgtatgaatgcaCATCTGTTCACATGCCTAAACCACTCTGTGTATGCATGGGTCAGGTGGGTGTCTGACTTCTGTCTTCCAGGTTTTCTCTGTGGTCTGCGAGGGCAGGGCTCCTAGAGAGCTCTAGGAGCTCTCCTAGAGAGAGGGGATGCTCTGTAGTGGGTATCTCTACCGCTAGCCATGTCTTCGCCCTCAGTGTCCTGCACAGAATCTCGAAGAGCAAGAGCAAAGgggatgggacttccctgtcaATCCAGCAGTTAACACTTCACGTTCCAATatgaggggtggggggggcggcggGTACAGGCTTGATCCttggttagggagctaagatcacacatgcctcgaggccaaaacaaaaaaacaggaaacagaaacaacattgtaacaaattcaataaagacgttaaaagtggtccacatcaaaaaatatcttaaaaaaaaaaaaaagagcaaagagaaTACTGAGACTTCCTAGGAAAAACTTAACTCTCAAATACAAGAAAATTGTGACTCAAGACCAAACCCATATCATTGTGGAGGATCTAAAACTTTGAAAGCTGAGAAAGAAATGTTATCCTTTCCTAGTTCACACTGCTGTTCAACCCAGGGCAACATCTCATACTAAGAGGGCAGCTAAATTACATGCTTTGTTTCATCCCTGTAGCTCCAAAACAAACCTGAGAAGTAGGCATTTCTGTCCTTGTTTTtataggaagaaactgaggctccaacaGGCAAAGCAAAGAGCAGGGCTGTTAAAAGAATTAATGGGATTGCGACTAGATTTGCTAGCCAACAAGCTGGTAACTTGCTTAGGAGTCTGGTTTTGCTGCAGCCACCCCTCAATTCAGCACAGACTTGGGAATTTGCCTTCAGGAGCACCAGGTGGCCAGAGGTAGGGCAGTAAGCTTTCTCTGCTATGAAAGCCAAAATCGCTGCCTCCACAGGAAACCTCCCCTTCCACAGCCTGCCGAGAACGATGGGGAGCCATGGAAGTGGGACTTCCCCATCATTCTCCCCAGGGTGAGGCTTGTTCTGAGCCCTTGAACAggcctcagttccttcatctgtgCAATGGGAGAACAATTCTAGTGCTCTCTCTTGGGGCTAAGAGTAGCAGGTAACATCACGAATGAAAAGCATTTATTTGTTAAAACAACCATTGCTCATGGTGACCATTCCAAACAACATCTGGTCCACTGTCCAGACATTTCCCTTCCTCCAACAGAAACTGAGACAGGTTCATAGACTCAGACCATCAGAGCTGGAAGGGAGGTTACCAAAGAGGTCATCTGATCCAAACCTCCACATCCCCACTCTGCAGATGAGGGAACTGCGATTTAGTTAGAGAGGGGGAGTAACCTCTTCATTCACTGGGTGCTAACAATAGAAAGAACAAGAGTAGAAGTCTTTTCTGAGTCCTATTCCCTCCCACTGTCTTGTACCACTCCATGACTTACCTTAGTGAGACAGGTGGGCTGCCTATGGTACTGTTATTCCCAATTTACAGGTAAAAGAACAAACCAGCAAGTTATTCTTGCCCAGGAAGACAGTGGCGGGTCCAGGCTGGAAGCCTAAGCTTCAATGTCACACCGTCCTGGTTAGCACTGGAGTGAAAGGGGACTTCACTACAGAATTCCCAGGTGTGGTCCTAACTCCTGGGCCTGGGAGAGAGGTCAAGAAGTCCTGGGATGCTGCAAGGTGACAACTTCCTTGGCCAGAGTCCAGGAAAGCCCAGCATTTTTAGCTAGGTTCAGACACTCAGCTCTAACACAGCTCTTGCAATGGAGATGGGACCTAAGCAGCTTGCTCAGGACAGTGGCCAAAGGCCACTCTCCCTTGCGGGCTAGCCAGAGGCTAGTCCTGGGGCATTCCAGGCCTGGATGAGCACATCTGTGCCCTGTCACTGTTGACTCTGTCCCAGTCACCCCCACTGCAGCTGCCACCTGAGCCCCCATCATCCTTCACACACTGAAGCTTTATTCCACTGTCCTGACCTGCCAGTAGGGCCCTAGCTGGGCCCTCAGCTTGGTCCTGCAGTCTGGAGCCCTGGGGCCCTGGAATCTATGAATCCACTGGAGGCAAGGTCAGTGACAGAATAGAGGTGAACTGGCAGCTGGAAGACTCGCTGTGAGACAAGCCTCAGCATGGGAAGAGTGGAGGCTCAGCTCATTCCACACAACCCCCAGCCAGCGTGTCACGAAAGAGCTGATGCTGAGGCCTAAGTCCGCTAAAGATCCTTCAGGGAGCCCTCAAAGACCTGGGGGATGAGGAGATACCCCAGCCTTGCCAACAAGGAAGGCCTCTTCAATCCCAGTGCCCTTTTCAGCAGCCCCGGGCAAGTGGGTTAAACTCCAGCCCAGGGTTCTCTGCGAAGCTGGACAGCTCCCGGCCTGAACTCCAGATTTCTGAGGCGCCAGTGCCCTTCCCCAAGTCCACGCGGCTCCTCACCTAGAGCAAGTTTCCCCCGGGGCTTAACCCCGCCATGACCCAGGCCAATGAGCCATgcaggcaggaaggagaaggagcGAGAAGGCGGCAGTGGCGTGGGTCAGATATCCGTGGGCCCTGTTTGTCCACCAGCCCTGTCAGCGGCGTTTCCCCCGGAGCCAGGCTCCACCTCGAGGTCCTCTCACTCAGGAACCTCGGAATCGGCCTGGTTACAGGAACTCCGGTCTCCCCCACAGCATCGCTGCCGCCGACCGTTTCGGCGCGGAGCCACCCGGGCGGTACTCACCTGGGCCACGGTACCCTGGAGAAGAGCCCATGAGCGGCGTGAAGTCGGGCCGGTACGCCCCTGCCCACGCCGGATGCTCTCTCAGGGCCGCGGAGGTCAACGGAGTCGCACTGGGTGGTCCAGAGGACGAAGAAGGGAAACCGAGACGGGCCGGGGAGGCGCGCAGAGGAGAGCTCCGCACCCGCTGGAAGCCGTGGGAGGCGAGGCGGGCAAGGTGAGCAACCGCGCCGCAACCGAGCCGGGGACCCGCGCCGCCTGCAGCTCGCGGCCGCCGAGACCCGCGGGAATCCCGGCCCGCCGGCGGCGGCACTGCGGAGGGAGGAGCGCGGGGCTAAGCCGCTTCTCAGAACCCGAGCGCCTCCCGGAGCCCGCCATCCCAGCCACCGCCTCTGGCCACCCGGGCGGGAGACCTGCGGGAATTCTGCTCGCGTGGAGCGTGGGACCCGCCGGGCTCGAAGTCTCCAGAGACCGGGGAAAACGGGGCCCATGCAGCCAGGACGAGAAGGGGTGCGGTCCCAGTACCACCCCCGCGCCACTCCCCACGTGGCGGCCGCGCCCCCGGGGCGTGAGTGTGTACGCGGACGGTAGGGGGCCTGTGAATGAAGCCCCAGCGGCCAATCAGCATGGCCGACGCGCGGGACCCCAGGAGTGAGGCCCAATGGAGAGCTCTGGGCGGCCCGGCCTGGAGGCAGGcgggcgcggggggcgggggccggggccgCGGGGGGGCGGGAGGCGGCTCCGCGGGCAGCCAATGGGcggcgggtggggtggggctcTGGAGCGCCGAGCGGGTCCCGGCTTTAAGCCGGCGGAGCGCGGCGGCGGGGCCCGCAGACGGAGAGGAGCggcggcgcggcgcggcgcggggcgcggggcggcatGGCCACCACCGCGCAGTACTTGCCGCGGGGCCCCGGCGGCGGAGCCGGGGGCACAGGACCGCTTATGCACCCGGATGCCGCGGCAGCAGCGGCAGCGGCCGCGGCCGCCGAGCGGTTGCACGCGGGGGCCGCGTACCGCGAAGTGCAGAAGCTGATGCACCACGAGTGGCTGGGCGCGGGCGCGGGCCACCCAGTGGGCCTAGCGCACCCCCAGTGGTTACCCacgggaggaggcggcggcggggaCTGGGCCGGCGGCCCGCACCTGGAACACGGCAAGGCGGGAGGCGGCGGCACCGGCCGAGCCGACGACGGTGGCGGAGGCGGCGGTTTCCACGCGCGCCTGGTGCACCAGGGGGCGGCCCACGCGGGCGCGGCATGGGCGCAGGGCGGCACGGCACATCACTTGGGCCCCGCCATGTCTCCGTCGCCAGGGGCCGGCGGGGGCCACCAGCCCCAACCGCTGGGGCTGTACGCGCAGGCGGCCTAccccgggggcggcggcggcggcctggCCGGGATGCTGGCGGCGGGCGGTGGCGGTGCGGGGCCGGGCCTGCACCACGCGCTGCACGAGGACGGCCACGAGGCGCAGCTGGAGCCGTCGCCTCCGCCGCACCTGGGCGCCCACGGACACGCACACGGACATGCACACGCTGGCGGCCTGCACGCGGCGGCGGCGCACCTGCACCCGGGGGCGGGCGGCGGTGGCTCGTCGGTGGGCGAGCACTCGGACGAGGACGCGCCCAGCTCGGACGACCTGGAGCAGTTCGCCAAGCAGTTCAAGCAGCGGCGCATCAAGCTGGGCTTCACGCAGGCCGACGTGGGGCTGGCGCTGGGCACGCTGTACGGTAACGTGTTCTCGCAGACCACCATCTGCCGCTTCGAGGCCCTGCAGCTGAGCTTCAAGAACATGTGCAAGCTCAAGCCGCTGCTCAACAAGTGGCTGGAGGAGACCGACTCGTCCAGCGGCAGCCCCACCAACCTGGACAAGATCGCGGCGCAGGGCCGCAAGCGCAAGAAGCGCACGTCCATCGAGGTGGGGGTCAAAGGCGCGCTCGAGAGTCACTTTCTCAAGTGCCCCAAGCCCTCGGCGCACGAGATCACAGGCTTGGCCGACAGCCTACAGCTGGAGAAAGAGGTGGTGCGGGTCTGGTTCTGCAACCGGCGGCAGAAGGAGAAGCGCATGACCCCGGCTGCCGGCGCCGGCCACCCGCCCATGGACGACGTTTACGCCCCCGGCGAGCTGGGGCCCGGCGGGGGCAGCGCGTCGCCGCCCTcggcgcccccgccgcccccgccggccgctctgcaccaccaccaccaccacacactgCCGGGCTCCGTGCAGTGACCCCGCGGGCCGGGCCCCCCGCCGGTGCGCGGCGAGGCGCCGCGCGGCCTGAACTCTTTTTTGTTCGGTTGCTTTGGATTTTACAAAAAGCCCACAAACTTTCGAATAAAACCAAACACCCGGACCACCCTCTCCTGCGAGCGGCGAAGACGGCCGACAGGCTGCGTCGCCCGAGCCCCGAGAGAGAGGAGCGAAGATCCGGAACGCGCCAACTCACTCCGGGCATCCTGCCCAccgcctgctccctgcccccaacccctcgacgacccccgcccctgcccccccgGGCTGTTCGGGGCCGGATCCCGGCAGCGGCCTCCCCACAGCGACAGGTAACGCGGTACGGGGTTAGGGATTCCCCGGGAGAGAGGACGAAGAGAGGCGAGCTCCCCATCCCTCTTCCCCGCGCGGATCCCCGAGCCTGCGGGTCACGGGTGGGGAACTGTCACCTTATTCGCTCCACGCCTCTTCTCTCCCATAAGGATGCGCCCCATCCCCCTTACCCTTCCTCCGGGCTTGGTTTTTTAcggtttttatttattcatggagCCTCTCGGCTCCTGGGGTCCTTCTAACTCCGCCCGCGCCCTTAATTTAAATCGCTGTATACTGTATTTATCGGGGCCCCGGAGGGGAGGCCGCGAGAGCCGCGTCTGTGTATAAAAGCAGGAAATAGCCAAAGCTTTAATCTAGCctaatttatttttccccttacCTTCCCTATCTTAcccctcaaaggaaaaaaaaaaaaaaagggcaaaacaacaaaaaaaaactaacaaaaaaaattCGAGTGTTCATTTTTCGTTTCGTTTTACCCGAGCTTCTGCTCGGTTCCCGGTCACGCTGGAGGAATCCGCGCTCCCACGCACACGCGGATGGGAAGGGGCTTCTGCCCCGCCGTTGACCGACCAGCAAGTAGCAGGGCCCCGGCTCCCCGCGGGGCCCTGCCCTCCTGGCCTCAAACAAACGAAACTTGGAAAAGTTGGAGATATTTTTTAACCAGCTGTAGAAATAAGCCGTTCCCTGAGAACCTTCTGCCTGAATCCGCTCCCTTTCCAGCCCCCTAGGATGCGGGATGCTGGGGGAGGCCTGGAGAGAAATTCCCCAAGTTTGGGGTGAGGTGGGAACCATGTAAATATGTGAGATATGTACACACTGGTGGGGAGAAAGAAACATTTTGtgcttggtttttatttttggttttccgGGTTGCCCTCCCTCCCTATCCTAAAGGATTTTGTACACTCACTAATccgaaaaagatattttaatatgATTTCCAGATTTCTGATCCATCTCTATTTATTTTCTGGATGTGTTTGGAGCTTCCCCCTTCTCCATTTCTTGTTCTGTTACCGtttgaatttaaattttgttattttatttttattatttttttggaacAATGTTTTGGTGCATTCTCTTTGTATccttattgcaaaaaaaaaaaagtaataataatgtaGACTGGGAAGTTCCCTTTATATTTAtgttatagtaaatattttattactcaCATAAACATGTACCCCAGGGCTGTGTCCTGTCCTCCTTACTACTAGGGCCGGGTTGGTTCATGGGTGATGTGATGGGATACCCTGGCTTGCCTCCCCCAAAGTCTGGCATCACTCTCTTGGAGGAAGGTGACCACACAGACCTTCTTCCAGGCCAGTATTGGGGCAGCTTGTTACTTGGACACCAGTTGGGCCCCTGCCTCAGATGAGTGAAGTTAGGGAAGATGAAGCCGCCTCATATCCCCCTCCCATAAACAGACTGTCCTGGGATCTGAGCAGGGCATAAGACCCTGCAGACACCGTACGGAATTCGGATCAACCATTCCTCAGGCACAACTCAACTGCCCTTCTGAGCCAAGGAAGAAGCCTGCCCCTCTCTACCTGGCCCACCAGCCAGGCATCTCTGTATTTACATTCCCCCTGACGCACACACCCACCCCTGACTTTGGCTTCACTTTGCACTTCCTGGGTGGAGCCCAGGCCAACTTCATCATTCCAGGGCTTGGGGCAGGTGGAAGCGAGTCAGGCCTCACCAGATCACCCCAGCTGGCGTTCCACCTGCAAACAAATGGTACCCGAACCTGCCTGGATCCACTAAGAGCCCTAGCAGCTCAGACAGGGTCCTGCAGGAGTTAAATGGCCTGGGGAGGGAATCCCACGTGTTTGTTTGAGCAAAGCCAGTATTTCTCTACAGGCAAACGACCTGCCCCAACTTCTCTCAGGGAGGAGCAGGGGTGAGAACATCTGTGCCACCAGAAAGCTCTGGCATCTCCTCTCCAGGGCTGGGTCACCAAGGGAACCCCCCACTCAGGGAGTGGTTGTCTCTGCCTATGGAGGACTCCAGGGCCATGCACTCATGACCTGGGGAGAGAAGCAGCCATGCTCAGACATCCCCCTGTCGAGCCTTCAGCACAGCGTCACCCCCTTCCCCAGAGTCAGGATGGTGAAGGCAGCTCAGGGTTCCAGAGCCAAAGCCCCTGACTATCTGTGTCCCAGCAAAGATCCTTTCTCCTTTAAAACAACTCCTcttaaaaatactaataaaagcAGCTCTTCTGTTCCTCCGTAGATGCGGTTCTTTTCCCATCTTAGGAGAAACCACGTGAGGTTTATCTTACTCTTCGTGGAGACAAAGCTTGAAGGCACAATTGCTTGCCGGAGGAGAAAGTTGTGTCCCTAGCGAGGGTATGTGTATGACTCCCTCCTGCCGGGGAAGCTGTCGAAGCCCAGGTCTGTGAGAGGCCTTGGCTCCAGCTGAAAGAATCTTGGGTGCCCAGAAAAGGGTTCCCAGGCCCCCAAGTTGGCTGTCTCTGGCAGGCTTGGGCCTCAGGATGACTTTTTCGATGCTGCAGGTTCCTAGAGACA includes these proteins:
- the POU3F1 gene encoding POU domain, class 3, transcription factor 1; this translates as MATTAQYLPRGPGGGAGGTGPLMHPDAAAAAAAAAAAERLHAGAAYREVQKLMHHEWLGAGAGHPVGLAHPQWLPTGGGGGGDWAGGPHLEHGKAGGGGTGRADDGGGGGGFHARLVHQGAAHAGAAWAQGGTAHHLGPAMSPSPGAGGGHQPQPLGLYAQAAYPGGGGGGLAGMLAAGGGGAGPGLHHALHEDGHEAQLEPSPPPHLGAHGHAHGHAHAGGLHAAAAHLHPGAGGGGSSVGEHSDEDAPSSDDLEQFAKQFKQRRIKLGFTQADVGLALGTLYGNVFSQTTICRFEALQLSFKNMCKLKPLLNKWLEETDSSSGSPTNLDKIAAQGRKRKKRTSIEVGVKGALESHFLKCPKPSAHEITGLADSLQLEKEVVRVWFCNRRQKEKRMTPAAGAGHPPMDDVYAPGELGPGGGSASPPSAPPPPPPAALHHHHHHTLPGSVQ